In a single window of the Chiloscyllium punctatum isolate Juve2018m chromosome 25, sChiPun1.3, whole genome shotgun sequence genome:
- the cited1 gene encoding cbp/p300-interacting transactivator 1, producing the protein MRHYGGSVARSSSGQGRLTPWCGAQQQQQQQQLVLHGPQLLASLQLQKLTSQYESPAAAAAAPAAAPGDSQAPTAAPSPGQASPATPGIIDTDLIDEDSLMSLVLELGLDRVDELPELWLGHNEFDFSSEVTPVSGSSLVRWTNLIPTD; encoded by the coding sequence ATGCGGCACTATGGAGGCTCGGTAGCTCGGAGCAGCAGTGGACAGGGACGGCTCACCCCTTGGTGCGGGGcccagcagcaacagcagcagcagcagctggTACTGCACGGCCCACAACTGCTGGCCAGCCTGCAGCTACAGAAACTCACCAGCCAGTACGAGAGCCCGGCTGCAGCGGCGGCGGCTCCTGCTGCAGCTCCCGGGGACAGCCAGGCTCCAACTGCTGCTCCAAGCCCAGGGCAGGCCAGCCCCGCCACACCGGGCATCATTGACACAGACCTCATCGATGAGGACTCACTCATGAGCCTGGTGCTGGAGCTGGGCTTGGACCGAGTGGACGAGCTGCCGGAACTCTGGCTGGGACACAAtgagtttgacttcagctccGAGGTGACGCCGGTCAGTGGGAGCAGCTTGGTCAGATGGACTAATCTGATACCTACCGATTAA